A DNA window from Euwallacea fornicatus isolate EFF26 chromosome 17, ASM4011564v1, whole genome shotgun sequence contains the following coding sequences:
- the ci gene encoding transcriptional activator cubitus interruptus isoform X5 — protein sequence MYESVGASPGSSILLSRELHPAYRLAPHMEYLYSLQHSTANSIHSLGLSAEYLNARGLTELHPASSLASSEFPFGLDVSGSRLCSPRLARASRKRALSASPYSDLDLTSVIRFSPSSLTSLAAGSRSSSVCSGSLGHLSAANFFSTGAISPALHPALLLRGPGAPPLLHPHAHTPAFGLHGAQHLPHAQHCTPLPKTDSLSDRRNSELNSPHIDVDGRKNIRVKKESLNNNPSDGSGEQVDLRDEPGDFIETNCHWKDCSTEFSTQEELVKHINNDHIHANKKSFVCRWDGCSRAEKPFKAQYMLVVHMRRHTGEKPHKCTFEGCIKAYSRLENLKTHLRSHTGEKPYTCEYPGCSKAFSNASDRAKHQNRTHSNEKPYVCKLPGCTKRYTDPSSLRKHVKTVHGAEFYANKKYKGSNEDGAGGAGGRMDGSPRSDDGAKTASLSSPSVKSESDVHSPQAQDSPIGGQDMDTLRLTTPGAVDTLEDWTADAEDLELDALPVVLQAFVGGGTATTGIGSPRLRKPVGRPRNPALSNQRKIAELNTRITNLRMEPCNAQPPQTKTQLTELQQRLQPAVASQQQAQIRRDSNSTVSSYYGSMRSADMSRKSSLASQVSNMRAGQGPGSFYDPISAGSSRRSSQLSNATTGGQCLPPPPSSHLLAGQLQRLQSHGPSSNLVVQTQSSNLQQLPTTQNAPWTSTTSSEARRSSEPTRPGLDPRSPPPRLGSLSPPPLRRVQSSTELHPNQAVQLDEVGEGEMVENKLVLPDEVLLYLNQVADQQQQQHGNNWPESMAQPLPSPTATMMPSPVANFMKPMSPATNQITQLLSPQSQMAISPRTNQMAPSPGYQAMPSPGSGPQKVISSPAGNLAQMMPSPAGNLMVENMMSPGVQQVLPSPGHASNNNYQVMPSPGSIYSDIPYSALSPTAANMASPASNYNQMVGSPMSARCPPVQLMSPPHPANPAGPQQQQCPGGMGGVPNSNSMMTNSCQQQTCHHGIVNQSQQRQMTCYTANPRTLQQPTKCYNPAAHWCNNNNNNNNNNNNGPAQSNVCNGQHHVYAPSQCQSNVQMGYSGNIHCNAHNDYSHHYMGRPHPPNPSVPYQQAQSALQSPAAGTPAPSNYHEAPPMRPDAYQRTLEYVQSCQSWNASSTEPNSTNNMVIGDMTSSLSSLLEENRFLQMQMMQ from the exons ATGTATGagag TGTTGGTGCTAGCCCCGGAAGCAGTATCCTGCTGAGCAGGGAGTTACACCCCGCTTACAGGCTGGCTCCTCATATGGAGTATCTCTACTCCCTTCAACATTCCACCGCAAACTCGATCCACA GTCTAGGACTGAGCGCTGAGTACCTGAATGCGAGAGGCTTGACTGAGCTACATCCTGCCTCTTCGTTGGCCAGCAGCGAGTTCCCCTTCGGCCTAGATG tttcagGCTCCCGCCTATGCTCTCCCCGCCTGGCGCGAGCCTCCCGAAAGAGGGCTCTCTCGGCCTCCCCCTACTCAGACTTGGATCTAACTTCCGTGATCCGATTCTCGCCCTCCTCCCTCACCTCTCTCGCGGCCGGCAGTAGAAGTTCTTCGGTATGCAGCGGCTCTCTGGGCCACCTCTCAGCTG caaactttttttcaacagGTGCCATCAGCCCGGCGCTACACCCGGCCCTCTTGCTGCGGGGGCCCGGGGCGCCGCCGCTCTTACACCCCCACGCGCACACCCCCGCTTTTGGCCTGCACGGGGCGCAGCATTTGCCCCACGCGCAGCACTGCACCCCACTTCCTAAGACTGAT AGTTTAAGCGATCGAAGAAACTCAGAACTGAACAGTCCGCATATCGATGTGGATGGCAGGAAAAACATTAGAGTAAAGAAAGAATCTTTGAATAACAATCCGTCGGATGGCAGCGGCGAGCAGGTGGATCTCAGAGACGAACCCGGTGACTTCATCGAAACGAACTGTCACTGGAAAGATTGTAGCACTGAATTTTCAACTCAGGAAGAACTAGTCAAG CACATAAACAATGATCACATTCACGCCAACAAAAAGTCCTTCGTGTGTCGGTGGGACGGGTGTTCAAGGGCGGAAAAGCCCTTCAAGGCCCAGTACATGTTGGTGGTGCACATGCGGCGCCACACTGGGGAAAAACCGCACAAATGCACT TTCGAAGGGTGCATTAAGGCGTACTCTAGACTGGAAAACTTAAAGACGCATCTGAGGTCTCACACAGGGGAGAAACCGTACACTTGTGAGTACCCTGGGTGTTCCAAGGCGTTCAGCAACGCTTCCGATAGGGCGAAACATCAGAATAGGACTCACAGTAATGAG AAACCCTACGTCTGCAAACTTCCCGGCTGTACTAAGCGCTACACTGACCCATCATCGCTGCGCAAACACGTCAAAACCGTTCACGGAGCAGAGTTCTACGccaacaaaaaatacaaaggcAGCAACGAGGATGGCGCAGGTGGTGCCGGAGGGCGCATGGACGGCTCTCCGCGCAGTGACGACGGCGCTAAAACAGCCAGCTTGAGCAGCCCCTCTGTTAAAAGTGAATCCGATGTGCATTCTCCGCAAGCTCAGGACAGTCCCATTGGAGGGCAGGACATGGACACTTTG CGATTGACCACTCCTGGTGCGGTGGATACTTTAGAAGACTGGACAGCCGATGCTGAAGATTTAGAGTTAGATGCGCTTCCCGTGGTGCTGCAAGCGTTTGTGGGAGGTGGGACAGCGACTACGGGGATAGGATCTCCTAGGCTACGCAAACCAG TAGGTCGACCAAGAAATCCAGCGCTTTCCAATCAGCGAAAGATCGCGGAGCTGAACACTCGAATTACGAATCTAAGAATGGAGCCGTGCAACGCACAGCCGCCTCAAACCAAAACGCAGCTGACTGAGCTACAGCAACGACTGCAGCCAGCGGTGGCGTCTCAGCAACAGGCTCAGATAAGGAGAGATAGTAATTCTACCGTCAGTTCATACTATGGAAGCATGCGCAGTGCAGACATGAGTAGGAAGAGTAGTTTGGCGTCGCAG GTATCGAATATGCGCGCGGGTCAAGGTCCCGGCTCTTTTTATGACCCAATTTCAGCGGGAAGTTCGAGGCGTTCCAGCCAGCTGTCCAATGCCACTACCGGTGGGCAGTgtcttcctcctcctccttcaTCCCATCTTCTGGCTGGTCAGTTGCAGAGGTTGCAGAGCCACGGTCCTTCTAGCAATCTAGTGGTGCAG ACTCAGTCAAGTAATCTGCAGCAACTGCCGACTACCCAAAACGCTCCATGGACCTCTACGACCAGCTCAGAAGCGCGAAGATCGTCCGAACCGACGAGGCCTGGTTTGGACCCGCGAAGTCCTCCGCCTCGGCTCGGCAGTCTGAGCCCGCCCCCCCTGAGGAGAGTTCAAAGTTCAACCGAATTGCACCCCAACCAAGCGGTGCAACTGGATGAAGTCGGAGAAGGAGAGATGGTGGAGAACAAGCTAGTACTTCCTGACGAAGTCCTGCTGTATCTTAATCAAGTGGCAGACCAACAACAACAGCAGCACGGGAACAACTGGCCCGAGTCTATGGCGCAGCCGCTGCCCAGCCCTACTGCGACCATGATGCCATCTCCAGTGGCTAATTTCATGAAACCCATGTCACCGGCTACCAATCAAATTACGCAGCTTTTGTCACCCCAGAGTCAAATGGCAATATCCCCTAGGACCAACCAGATGGCGCCGTCTCCCGGGTATCAAGCGATGCCATCTCCTGGCAGTGGCCCACAAAAAGTGATCTCGTCTCCTGCGGGGAATTTGGCGCAAATGATGCCAAGTCCCGCGGGAAATTTAATGGTGGAGAATATGATGTCACCCGGGGTGCAGCAGGTATTGCCCTCACCTGGTCATGcttctaataataattatcag GTGATGCCCTCTCCGGGATCAATATATAGCGACATACCGTACAGTGCCTTATCTCCAACGGCCGCAAACATGGCCTCTCCCGCGTCCAATTACAATCAAATGGTAGGGTCTCCCATGTCTGCCAGATGTCCTCCGGTCCAGTTAATGTCGCCACCACATCCTGCTAATCCTGCAGGTCCGCAGCAGCAACAGTGTCCAGGAG GTATGGGAGGTGTTCCCAATAGCAATTCAATGATGACGAACAGCTGTCAGCAGCAAACCTGTCACCACGGGATCGTTAACCAAAGTCAACAGCGGCAGATGACGTGCTACACCGCAAACCCCAG GACTTTGCAGCAACCTACTAAATGCTACAACCCAGCAGCACACTGGTgtaacaacaacaacaataataacaataacaacaacaacggTCCGGCGCAGTCGAATGTGTGCAACGGACAACACCACGTCTATGCTCCTTCACAGTGTCAAAGCAACGTACAGATGGGATACTCCGGAAACATTCATTGTAACGCACATAACGACTATTCTCATCACTACATGGGTAGACCTCACCCACCAAACCCATCTGTGCCATATCAACAA GCTCAAAGCGCACTTCAGTCACCAGCAGCAGGAACTCCAGCGCCCTCTAACTACCACGAGGCTCCGCCCATGCGTCCCGATGCGTATCAGCGCACTTTGGAATACGTTCAGTCTTGTCAAAGTTGGAACGCCTCTTCTACTGAGCCGAATTCCACCAATAATATGGTCATAGGTGACATGACGTCATCGCTAAGTTCGCTCTTGgaagaaaatcgatttttacaGATGCAGATGATGCAGTAA
- the ci gene encoding transcriptional activator cubitus interruptus isoform X4, whose amino-acid sequence MVHEAYYLPYGPAENNHMMRSVGASPGSSILLSRELHPAYRLAPHMEYLYSLQHSTANSIHSLGLSAEYLNARGLTELHPASSLASSEFPFGLDVSGSRLCSPRLARASRKRALSASPYSDLDLTSVIRFSPSSLTSLAAGSRSSSVCSGSLGHLSAANFFSTGAISPALHPALLLRGPGAPPLLHPHAHTPAFGLHGAQHLPHAQHCTPLPKTDSLSDRRNSELNSPHIDVDGRKNIRVKKESLNNNPSDGSGEQVDLRDEPGDFIETNCHWKDCSTEFSTQEELVKHINNDHIHANKKSFVCRWDGCSRAEKPFKAQYMLVVHMRRHTGEKPHKCTFEGCIKAYSRLENLKTHLRSHTGEKPYTCEYPGCSKAFSNASDRAKHQNRTHSNEKPYVCKLPGCTKRYTDPSSLRKHVKTVHGAEFYANKKYKGSNEDGAGGAGGRMDGSPRSDDGAKTASLSSPSVKSESDVHSPQAQDSPIGGQDMDTLRLTTPGAVDTLEDWTADAEDLELDALPVVLQAFVGGGTATTGIGSPRLRKPVGRPRNPALSNQRKIAELNTRITNLRMEPCNAQPPQTKTQLTELQQRLQPAVASQQQAQIRRDSNSTVSSYYGSMRSADMSRKSSLASQVSNMRAGQGPGSFYDPISAGSSRRSSQLSNATTGGQCLPPPPSSHLLAGQLQRLQSHGPSSNLVVQTQSSNLQQLPTTQNAPWTSTTSSEARRSSEPTRPGLDPRSPPPRLGSLSPPPLRRVQSSTELHPNQAVQLDEVGEGEMVENKLVLPDEVLLYLNQVADQQQQQHGNNWPESMAQPLPSPTATMMPSPVANFMKPMSPATNQITQLLSPQSQMAISPRTNQMAPSPGYQAMPSPGSGPQKVISSPAGNLAQMMPSPAGNLMVENMMSPGVQQVLPSPGHASNNNYQVMPSPGSIYSDIPYSALSPTAANMASPASNYNQMVGSPMSARCPPVQLMSPPHPANPAGPQQQQCPGGMGGVPNSNSMMTNSCQQQTCHHGIVNQSQQRQMTCYTANPRTLQQPTKCYNPAAHWCNNNNNNNNNNNNGPAQSNVCNGQHHVYAPSQCQSNVQMGYSGNIHCNAHNDYSHHYMGRPHPPNPSVPYQQAQSALQSPAAGTPAPSNYHEAPPMRPDAYQRTLEYVQSCQSWNASSTEPNSTNNMVIGDMTSSLSSLLEENRFLQMQMMQ is encoded by the exons ATGGTGCACGAGGCGTATTATCTCCCGTACGGACCTGCGGAGAACAATCACATGATGCGCAG TGTTGGTGCTAGCCCCGGAAGCAGTATCCTGCTGAGCAGGGAGTTACACCCCGCTTACAGGCTGGCTCCTCATATGGAGTATCTCTACTCCCTTCAACATTCCACCGCAAACTCGATCCACA GTCTAGGACTGAGCGCTGAGTACCTGAATGCGAGAGGCTTGACTGAGCTACATCCTGCCTCTTCGTTGGCCAGCAGCGAGTTCCCCTTCGGCCTAGATG tttcagGCTCCCGCCTATGCTCTCCCCGCCTGGCGCGAGCCTCCCGAAAGAGGGCTCTCTCGGCCTCCCCCTACTCAGACTTGGATCTAACTTCCGTGATCCGATTCTCGCCCTCCTCCCTCACCTCTCTCGCGGCCGGCAGTAGAAGTTCTTCGGTATGCAGCGGCTCTCTGGGCCACCTCTCAGCTG caaactttttttcaacagGTGCCATCAGCCCGGCGCTACACCCGGCCCTCTTGCTGCGGGGGCCCGGGGCGCCGCCGCTCTTACACCCCCACGCGCACACCCCCGCTTTTGGCCTGCACGGGGCGCAGCATTTGCCCCACGCGCAGCACTGCACCCCACTTCCTAAGACTGAT AGTTTAAGCGATCGAAGAAACTCAGAACTGAACAGTCCGCATATCGATGTGGATGGCAGGAAAAACATTAGAGTAAAGAAAGAATCTTTGAATAACAATCCGTCGGATGGCAGCGGCGAGCAGGTGGATCTCAGAGACGAACCCGGTGACTTCATCGAAACGAACTGTCACTGGAAAGATTGTAGCACTGAATTTTCAACTCAGGAAGAACTAGTCAAG CACATAAACAATGATCACATTCACGCCAACAAAAAGTCCTTCGTGTGTCGGTGGGACGGGTGTTCAAGGGCGGAAAAGCCCTTCAAGGCCCAGTACATGTTGGTGGTGCACATGCGGCGCCACACTGGGGAAAAACCGCACAAATGCACT TTCGAAGGGTGCATTAAGGCGTACTCTAGACTGGAAAACTTAAAGACGCATCTGAGGTCTCACACAGGGGAGAAACCGTACACTTGTGAGTACCCTGGGTGTTCCAAGGCGTTCAGCAACGCTTCCGATAGGGCGAAACATCAGAATAGGACTCACAGTAATGAG AAACCCTACGTCTGCAAACTTCCCGGCTGTACTAAGCGCTACACTGACCCATCATCGCTGCGCAAACACGTCAAAACCGTTCACGGAGCAGAGTTCTACGccaacaaaaaatacaaaggcAGCAACGAGGATGGCGCAGGTGGTGCCGGAGGGCGCATGGACGGCTCTCCGCGCAGTGACGACGGCGCTAAAACAGCCAGCTTGAGCAGCCCCTCTGTTAAAAGTGAATCCGATGTGCATTCTCCGCAAGCTCAGGACAGTCCCATTGGAGGGCAGGACATGGACACTTTG CGATTGACCACTCCTGGTGCGGTGGATACTTTAGAAGACTGGACAGCCGATGCTGAAGATTTAGAGTTAGATGCGCTTCCCGTGGTGCTGCAAGCGTTTGTGGGAGGTGGGACAGCGACTACGGGGATAGGATCTCCTAGGCTACGCAAACCAG TAGGTCGACCAAGAAATCCAGCGCTTTCCAATCAGCGAAAGATCGCGGAGCTGAACACTCGAATTACGAATCTAAGAATGGAGCCGTGCAACGCACAGCCGCCTCAAACCAAAACGCAGCTGACTGAGCTACAGCAACGACTGCAGCCAGCGGTGGCGTCTCAGCAACAGGCTCAGATAAGGAGAGATAGTAATTCTACCGTCAGTTCATACTATGGAAGCATGCGCAGTGCAGACATGAGTAGGAAGAGTAGTTTGGCGTCGCAG GTATCGAATATGCGCGCGGGTCAAGGTCCCGGCTCTTTTTATGACCCAATTTCAGCGGGAAGTTCGAGGCGTTCCAGCCAGCTGTCCAATGCCACTACCGGTGGGCAGTgtcttcctcctcctccttcaTCCCATCTTCTGGCTGGTCAGTTGCAGAGGTTGCAGAGCCACGGTCCTTCTAGCAATCTAGTGGTGCAG ACTCAGTCAAGTAATCTGCAGCAACTGCCGACTACCCAAAACGCTCCATGGACCTCTACGACCAGCTCAGAAGCGCGAAGATCGTCCGAACCGACGAGGCCTGGTTTGGACCCGCGAAGTCCTCCGCCTCGGCTCGGCAGTCTGAGCCCGCCCCCCCTGAGGAGAGTTCAAAGTTCAACCGAATTGCACCCCAACCAAGCGGTGCAACTGGATGAAGTCGGAGAAGGAGAGATGGTGGAGAACAAGCTAGTACTTCCTGACGAAGTCCTGCTGTATCTTAATCAAGTGGCAGACCAACAACAACAGCAGCACGGGAACAACTGGCCCGAGTCTATGGCGCAGCCGCTGCCCAGCCCTACTGCGACCATGATGCCATCTCCAGTGGCTAATTTCATGAAACCCATGTCACCGGCTACCAATCAAATTACGCAGCTTTTGTCACCCCAGAGTCAAATGGCAATATCCCCTAGGACCAACCAGATGGCGCCGTCTCCCGGGTATCAAGCGATGCCATCTCCTGGCAGTGGCCCACAAAAAGTGATCTCGTCTCCTGCGGGGAATTTGGCGCAAATGATGCCAAGTCCCGCGGGAAATTTAATGGTGGAGAATATGATGTCACCCGGGGTGCAGCAGGTATTGCCCTCACCTGGTCATGcttctaataataattatcag GTGATGCCCTCTCCGGGATCAATATATAGCGACATACCGTACAGTGCCTTATCTCCAACGGCCGCAAACATGGCCTCTCCCGCGTCCAATTACAATCAAATGGTAGGGTCTCCCATGTCTGCCAGATGTCCTCCGGTCCAGTTAATGTCGCCACCACATCCTGCTAATCCTGCAGGTCCGCAGCAGCAACAGTGTCCAGGAG GTATGGGAGGTGTTCCCAATAGCAATTCAATGATGACGAACAGCTGTCAGCAGCAAACCTGTCACCACGGGATCGTTAACCAAAGTCAACAGCGGCAGATGACGTGCTACACCGCAAACCCCAG GACTTTGCAGCAACCTACTAAATGCTACAACCCAGCAGCACACTGGTgtaacaacaacaacaataataacaataacaacaacaacggTCCGGCGCAGTCGAATGTGTGCAACGGACAACACCACGTCTATGCTCCTTCACAGTGTCAAAGCAACGTACAGATGGGATACTCCGGAAACATTCATTGTAACGCACATAACGACTATTCTCATCACTACATGGGTAGACCTCACCCACCAAACCCATCTGTGCCATATCAACAA GCTCAAAGCGCACTTCAGTCACCAGCAGCAGGAACTCCAGCGCCCTCTAACTACCACGAGGCTCCGCCCATGCGTCCCGATGCGTATCAGCGCACTTTGGAATACGTTCAGTCTTGTCAAAGTTGGAACGCCTCTTCTACTGAGCCGAATTCCACCAATAATATGGTCATAGGTGACATGACGTCATCGCTAAGTTCGCTCTTGgaagaaaatcgatttttacaGATGCAGATGATGCAGTAA
- the ci gene encoding transcriptional activator cubitus interruptus isoform X3 has translation MPEKHDGTGGGLTTTAPPLMPFPGGPYAAFQPGPPAPPPPDRFPWPHQPPQGFHPPPSVGASPGSSILLSRELHPAYRLAPHMEYLYSLQHSTANSIHSLGLSAEYLNARGLTELHPASSLASSEFPFGLDVSGSRLCSPRLARASRKRALSASPYSDLDLTSVIRFSPSSLTSLAAGSRSSSVCSGSLGHLSAGAISPALHPALLLRGPGAPPLLHPHAHTPAFGLHGAQHLPHAQHCTPLPKTDSLSDRRNSELNSPHIDVDGRKNIRVKKESLNNNPSDGSGEQVDLRDEPGDFIETNCHWKDCSTEFSTQEELVKHINNDHIHANKKSFVCRWDGCSRAEKPFKAQYMLVVHMRRHTGEKPHKCTFEGCIKAYSRLENLKTHLRSHTGEKPYTCEYPGCSKAFSNASDRAKHQNRTHSNEKPYVCKLPGCTKRYTDPSSLRKHVKTVHGAEFYANKKYKGSNEDGAGGAGGRMDGSPRSDDGAKTASLSSPSVKSESDVHSPQAQDSPIGGQDMDTLRLTTPGAVDTLEDWTADAEDLELDALPVVLQAFVGGGTATTGIGSPRLRKPVGRPRNPALSNQRKIAELNTRITNLRMEPCNAQPPQTKTQLTELQQRLQPAVASQQQAQIRRDSNSTVSSYYGSMRSADMSRKSSLASQVSNMRAGQGPGSFYDPISAGSSRRSSQLSNATTGGQCLPPPPSSHLLAGQLQRLQSHGPSSNLVVQTQSSNLQQLPTTQNAPWTSTTSSEARRSSEPTRPGLDPRSPPPRLGSLSPPPLRRVQSSTELHPNQAVQLDEVGEGEMVENKLVLPDEVLLYLNQVADQQQQQHGNNWPESMAQPLPSPTATMMPSPVANFMKPMSPATNQITQLLSPQSQMAISPRTNQMAPSPGYQAMPSPGSGPQKVISSPAGNLAQMMPSPAGNLMVENMMSPGVQQVLPSPGHASNNNYQVMPSPGSIYSDIPYSALSPTAANMASPASNYNQMVGSPMSARCPPVQLMSPPHPANPAGPQQQQCPGGMGGVPNSNSMMTNSCQQQTCHHGIVNQSQQRQMTCYTANPRTLQQPTKCYNPAAHWCNNNNNNNNNNNNGPAQSNVCNGQHHVYAPSQCQSNVQMGYSGNIHCNAHNDYSHHYMGRPHPPNPSVPYQQAQSALQSPAAGTPAPSNYHEAPPMRPDAYQRTLEYVQSCQSWNASSTEPNSTNNMVIGDMTSSLSSLLEENRFLQMQMMQ, from the exons TGTTGGTGCTAGCCCCGGAAGCAGTATCCTGCTGAGCAGGGAGTTACACCCCGCTTACAGGCTGGCTCCTCATATGGAGTATCTCTACTCCCTTCAACATTCCACCGCAAACTCGATCCACA GTCTAGGACTGAGCGCTGAGTACCTGAATGCGAGAGGCTTGACTGAGCTACATCCTGCCTCTTCGTTGGCCAGCAGCGAGTTCCCCTTCGGCCTAGATG tttcagGCTCCCGCCTATGCTCTCCCCGCCTGGCGCGAGCCTCCCGAAAGAGGGCTCTCTCGGCCTCCCCCTACTCAGACTTGGATCTAACTTCCGTGATCCGATTCTCGCCCTCCTCCCTCACCTCTCTCGCGGCCGGCAGTAGAAGTTCTTCGGTATGCAGCGGCTCTCTGGGCCACCTCTCAGCTG GTGCCATCAGCCCGGCGCTACACCCGGCCCTCTTGCTGCGGGGGCCCGGGGCGCCGCCGCTCTTACACCCCCACGCGCACACCCCCGCTTTTGGCCTGCACGGGGCGCAGCATTTGCCCCACGCGCAGCACTGCACCCCACTTCCTAAGACTGAT AGTTTAAGCGATCGAAGAAACTCAGAACTGAACAGTCCGCATATCGATGTGGATGGCAGGAAAAACATTAGAGTAAAGAAAGAATCTTTGAATAACAATCCGTCGGATGGCAGCGGCGAGCAGGTGGATCTCAGAGACGAACCCGGTGACTTCATCGAAACGAACTGTCACTGGAAAGATTGTAGCACTGAATTTTCAACTCAGGAAGAACTAGTCAAG CACATAAACAATGATCACATTCACGCCAACAAAAAGTCCTTCGTGTGTCGGTGGGACGGGTGTTCAAGGGCGGAAAAGCCCTTCAAGGCCCAGTACATGTTGGTGGTGCACATGCGGCGCCACACTGGGGAAAAACCGCACAAATGCACT TTCGAAGGGTGCATTAAGGCGTACTCTAGACTGGAAAACTTAAAGACGCATCTGAGGTCTCACACAGGGGAGAAACCGTACACTTGTGAGTACCCTGGGTGTTCCAAGGCGTTCAGCAACGCTTCCGATAGGGCGAAACATCAGAATAGGACTCACAGTAATGAG AAACCCTACGTCTGCAAACTTCCCGGCTGTACTAAGCGCTACACTGACCCATCATCGCTGCGCAAACACGTCAAAACCGTTCACGGAGCAGAGTTCTACGccaacaaaaaatacaaaggcAGCAACGAGGATGGCGCAGGTGGTGCCGGAGGGCGCATGGACGGCTCTCCGCGCAGTGACGACGGCGCTAAAACAGCCAGCTTGAGCAGCCCCTCTGTTAAAAGTGAATCCGATGTGCATTCTCCGCAAGCTCAGGACAGTCCCATTGGAGGGCAGGACATGGACACTTTG CGATTGACCACTCCTGGTGCGGTGGATACTTTAGAAGACTGGACAGCCGATGCTGAAGATTTAGAGTTAGATGCGCTTCCCGTGGTGCTGCAAGCGTTTGTGGGAGGTGGGACAGCGACTACGGGGATAGGATCTCCTAGGCTACGCAAACCAG TAGGTCGACCAAGAAATCCAGCGCTTTCCAATCAGCGAAAGATCGCGGAGCTGAACACTCGAATTACGAATCTAAGAATGGAGCCGTGCAACGCACAGCCGCCTCAAACCAAAACGCAGCTGACTGAGCTACAGCAACGACTGCAGCCAGCGGTGGCGTCTCAGCAACAGGCTCAGATAAGGAGAGATAGTAATTCTACCGTCAGTTCATACTATGGAAGCATGCGCAGTGCAGACATGAGTAGGAAGAGTAGTTTGGCGTCGCAG GTATCGAATATGCGCGCGGGTCAAGGTCCCGGCTCTTTTTATGACCCAATTTCAGCGGGAAGTTCGAGGCGTTCCAGCCAGCTGTCCAATGCCACTACCGGTGGGCAGTgtcttcctcctcctccttcaTCCCATCTTCTGGCTGGTCAGTTGCAGAGGTTGCAGAGCCACGGTCCTTCTAGCAATCTAGTGGTGCAG ACTCAGTCAAGTAATCTGCAGCAACTGCCGACTACCCAAAACGCTCCATGGACCTCTACGACCAGCTCAGAAGCGCGAAGATCGTCCGAACCGACGAGGCCTGGTTTGGACCCGCGAAGTCCTCCGCCTCGGCTCGGCAGTCTGAGCCCGCCCCCCCTGAGGAGAGTTCAAAGTTCAACCGAATTGCACCCCAACCAAGCGGTGCAACTGGATGAAGTCGGAGAAGGAGAGATGGTGGAGAACAAGCTAGTACTTCCTGACGAAGTCCTGCTGTATCTTAATCAAGTGGCAGACCAACAACAACAGCAGCACGGGAACAACTGGCCCGAGTCTATGGCGCAGCCGCTGCCCAGCCCTACTGCGACCATGATGCCATCTCCAGTGGCTAATTTCATGAAACCCATGTCACCGGCTACCAATCAAATTACGCAGCTTTTGTCACCCCAGAGTCAAATGGCAATATCCCCTAGGACCAACCAGATGGCGCCGTCTCCCGGGTATCAAGCGATGCCATCTCCTGGCAGTGGCCCACAAAAAGTGATCTCGTCTCCTGCGGGGAATTTGGCGCAAATGATGCCAAGTCCCGCGGGAAATTTAATGGTGGAGAATATGATGTCACCCGGGGTGCAGCAGGTATTGCCCTCACCTGGTCATGcttctaataataattatcag GTGATGCCCTCTCCGGGATCAATATATAGCGACATACCGTACAGTGCCTTATCTCCAACGGCCGCAAACATGGCCTCTCCCGCGTCCAATTACAATCAAATGGTAGGGTCTCCCATGTCTGCCAGATGTCCTCCGGTCCAGTTAATGTCGCCACCACATCCTGCTAATCCTGCAGGTCCGCAGCAGCAACAGTGTCCAGGAG GTATGGGAGGTGTTCCCAATAGCAATTCAATGATGACGAACAGCTGTCAGCAGCAAACCTGTCACCACGGGATCGTTAACCAAAGTCAACAGCGGCAGATGACGTGCTACACCGCAAACCCCAG GACTTTGCAGCAACCTACTAAATGCTACAACCCAGCAGCACACTGGTgtaacaacaacaacaataataacaataacaacaacaacggTCCGGCGCAGTCGAATGTGTGCAACGGACAACACCACGTCTATGCTCCTTCACAGTGTCAAAGCAACGTACAGATGGGATACTCCGGAAACATTCATTGTAACGCACATAACGACTATTCTCATCACTACATGGGTAGACCTCACCCACCAAACCCATCTGTGCCATATCAACAA GCTCAAAGCGCACTTCAGTCACCAGCAGCAGGAACTCCAGCGCCCTCTAACTACCACGAGGCTCCGCCCATGCGTCCCGATGCGTATCAGCGCACTTTGGAATACGTTCAGTCTTGTCAAAGTTGGAACGCCTCTTCTACTGAGCCGAATTCCACCAATAATATGGTCATAGGTGACATGACGTCATCGCTAAGTTCGCTCTTGgaagaaaatcgatttttacaGATGCAGATGATGCAGTAA